One genomic segment of Capricornis sumatraensis isolate serow.1 chromosome X, serow.2, whole genome shotgun sequence includes these proteins:
- the LOC138071047 gene encoding U3 small nucleolar RNA-associated protein 14 homolog A-like isoform X1, giving the protein MNANQAAESNLLASNQQKELEDLPKDYPLSTSEDEGDNDGERKHQKLLESISSLNGKDRQKLADRSEASLKVSEFSVSSEGSGEKLVLSDLLEPVKTSSSLAAVKKQLNRVKSKKTVELPLHREEIERIHREVAFNKSSQILSKWDPVVLKNRQAEQLVFPLSKPQSAFAPIEHVVNGWKARTPLEQEIFNLLHKNKQPVTDPLLTPMEKASLKAMSLEEVKMRRAELQRARALQSYYEARARREKRLKSKKYHRILKKGKAKQALKDFEKLQKVNPAAALEELEKLDKARMMERMSLKHQNSGKWAKSKAIMAKYDMEARQAMQEQLARNKELTQKVRAASESEEEEEGQEEEEEPLVPDMVNGVQIKANGLNPWMVQNHFTDAKEAEIQKDLEDPAEPEAQETSESEEERAVVEEETLLKEFEERRSLRQKSELNHMAEPVHSRVTKDPSSQEVLSELRALCQKLITENHQSGKQELSSARTAQREEPAREEEEPMLLQRPKRARTLDELEELGREECVENKELPRTAVEGLQLEKNLSNHIGAPKEKKRKEQMIDLQNLLTTKSPSVKSLAVPTTVQELEDEEERDQRQIIKEAFAGDDVIRDFLKEKREAMEASKPKDLDLTLPGWGEWGGMGLKPSAKKRHRFLIKAPEGPPRKDKNLPNVIINEKRNPHAAAHQVQVLPHPFTHHRQFERTIQTPVGSTWNTQRAFQKLTMPKVVTKPGHIIKPVKAEDVGYRSSSRSDLSVVQRNPKRLSIRHKKHLENNCVD; this is encoded by the coding sequence ATGAACGCGAACCAGGCTGCGGAGAGCAACCTCCTGGCTTCGAACCAACAGAAAGAACTAGAGGATTTGCCAAAAGACTACCCCTTGAGCACCAGTGAAGATGAAGGGGACAatgatggagaaagaaagcatCAGAAGCTTCTGGAATCAATCAGTTCACTTAATGGAAAGGATAGGCAGAAATTGGCTGATAGGTCTGAGGCTAGTCTGAAGGTGTCAGAGTTCAGTGTAAGTTCTGAAGGATCAGGAGAAAAGCTGGTCCTTTCAGATCTGCTTGAGCCTGTTAAAACTTCATCTTCATTGGCTGCTGTGAAAAAGCAGCTGAATCGAGTGAAATCGAAGAAGACTGTGGAGTTACCACTTCACAGAGAAGAGATTGAGCGGATCCACAGAGAAGTGGCATTCAATAAAAGCTCCCAAATCCTCTCCAAATGGGATCCTGTCGTTCTGAAGAACCGGCAAGCAGAGCAGCTGGTTTTTCCCCTGAGCAAGCCCCAGTCAGCCTTTGCTCCCATCGAACATGTGGTCAATGGCTGGAAGGCAAGAACTCCCCTGGAGCAGGAGATTTTTAATCTTCTCCATAAGAACAAGCAGCCTGTGACGGACCCTTTACTGACTCCCATGGAAAAGGCCTCTCTCAAAGCTATGAGCCTGGAAGAGGTAAAGATGCGCCGAGCAGAGCTTCAAAGGGCCCGGGCCCTGCAATCCTACTATGAGGCCAGGGCTCGAAGAGAGAAGAGACTCAAAAGCAAAAAGTATCACAGAattctgaagaaaggaaaggccaaGCAAGCCTTAAAAGATTTTGAGAAGCTGCAGAAGGTCAATCCTGCTGCGGCACTAGAAGAACTAGAAAAACTCGATAAGGCCAGAATGATGGAGCGAATGAGCCTTAAGCACCAGAACAGTGGGAAATGGGCAAAATCAAAGGCAATTATGGCCAAATATGACATGGAGGCTCGCCAGGCTATGCAGGAACAGCTGGCCAGGAACAAAGAGCTGACGCAGAAGGTCCGGGCGGCCTCTGagagtgaggaagaggaggaaggccaggaggaagaggaagaacctCTAGTCCCTGACATGGTGAATGGGGTGCAGATAAAGGCAAATGGACTGAACCCCTGGATGGTCCAGAATCACTTCACTGATGCCAAAGAGGCTGAGATCCAGAAAGACCTGGAAGATCCTGCTGAGCCTGAAGCCCAGGAGACTTCtgaaagtgaggaagaaagagCAGTGGTGGAGGAAGAAACTCTCTTGAAAGAATTTGAGGAAAGGCGATCACTTAGACAGAAGTCTGAGCTCAACCACATGGCGGAGCCAGTGCACAGCCGTGTAACAAAGGATCCTAGCAGCCAGGAGGTGCTGTCTGAATTGAGGGCACTGTGTCAGAAACTCATCACGGAGAACCATCAGTCAGGGAAGCAAGAACTGAGTTCAGCGAGGACAGCTCAGAGAGAGGAACCTgccagggaggaagaggagcccATGTTGCTGCAGAGGCCAAAGAGAGCTCGGACTCTGGACGAGCTGGAGGAGCTGGGCAGAGAAGAGTGTGTTGAAAACAAGGAGCTTCCCAGAACTGCAGTGGAAGGGCTGCAGTTGGAGAAGAATCTAAGTAATCATATTGGCGCCCCcaaggagaagaagaggaaggagcaAATGATTGATCTCCAGAACCTCCTAACCACAAAATCGCCTTCCGTGAAGTCCTTGGCAGTTCCCACGACTGTACAGGAGTTggaagatgaagaagagagagatcaAAGGCAGATAATAAAGGAAGCTTTTGCTGGGGATGATGTCATCAGAGACTtcttgaaagagaagagggaagctATGGAGGCGAGTAAGCCAAAGGACCTGGACCTGACTCTGCCTGGCTGGGGCGAGTGGGGTGGTATGGGCCTGAAGCCCAGTGCcaagaagagacacaggtttctCATTAAAGCCCCTGAGGGTCCTCCAAGGAAAGACAAGAATTTGCCAAACGTGATTATCAATGAGAAGCGGAACCCCCATGCAGCAGCTCATCAGGTGCAGGTGCTTCCACATCCATTCACACACCATCGACAATTTGAAAGGACCATCCAGACCCCCGTAGGATCTACATGGAACACCCAGAGGGCCTTCCAAAAGCTGACCATGCCCAAGGTTGTCACCAAGCCAGGCCATATCATTAAGCCTGTCAAAGCAGAGGATGTGGGCTACCGATCTTCCTCAAGGTCGGACCTCTCTGTCGTACAGAGGAATCCAAAACGACTCTCCATACGTCACAAAAAACATCTGGAGAATAACTGTGTGGATTGA
- the LOC138071047 gene encoding U3 small nucleolar RNA-associated protein 14 homolog A-like isoform X2 has translation MNANQAAESNLLASNQQKELEDLPKDYPLSTSEDEGDNDGERKHQKLLESISSLNGKDRQKLADRSEASLKVSEFSVSSEGSGEKLVLSDLLEPVKTSSSLAAVKKQLNRVKSKKTVELPLHREEIERIHREARTPLEQEIFNLLHKNKQPVTDPLLTPMEKASLKAMSLEEVKMRRAELQRARALQSYYEARARREKRLKSKKYHRILKKGKAKQALKDFEKLQKVNPAAALEELEKLDKARMMERMSLKHQNSGKWAKSKAIMAKYDMEARQAMQEQLARNKELTQKVRAASESEEEEEGQEEEEEPLVPDMVNGVQIKANGLNPWMVQNHFTDAKEAEIQKDLEDPAEPEAQETSESEEERAVVEEETLLKEFEERRSLRQKSELNHMAEPVHSRVTKDPSSQEVLSELRALCQKLITENHQSGKQELSSARTAQREEPAREEEEPMLLQRPKRARTLDELEELGREECVENKELPRTAVEGLQLEKNLSNHIGAPKEKKRKEQMIDLQNLLTTKSPSVKSLAVPTTVQELEDEEERDQRQIIKEAFAGDDVIRDFLKEKREAMEASKPKDLDLTLPGWGEWGGMGLKPSAKKRHRFLIKAPEGPPRKDKNLPNVIINEKRNPHAAAHQVQVLPHPFTHHRQFERTIQTPVGSTWNTQRAFQKLTMPKVVTKPGHIIKPVKAEDVGYRSSSRSDLSVVQRNPKRLSIRHKKHLENNCVD, from the exons ATGAACGCGAACCAGGCTGCGGAGAGCAACCTCCTGGCTTCGAACCAACAGAAAGAACTAGAGGATTTGCCAAAAGACTACCCCTTGAGCACCAGTGAAGATGAAGGGGACAatgatggagaaagaaagcatCAGAAGCTTCTGGAATCAATCAGTTCACTTAATGGAAAGGATAGGCAGAAATTGGCTGATAGGTCTGAGGCTAGTCTGAAGGTGTCAGAGTTCAGTGTAAGTTCTGAAGGATCAGGAGAAAAGCTGGTCCTTTCAGATCTGCTTGAGCCTGTTAAAACTTCATCTTCATTGGCTGCTGTGAAAAAGCAGCTGAATCGAGTGAAATCGAAGAAGACTGTGGAGTTACCACTTCACAGAGAAGAGATTGAGCGGATCCACAGAGAA GCAAGAACTCCCCTGGAGCAGGAGATTTTTAATCTTCTCCATAAGAACAAGCAGCCTGTGACGGACCCTTTACTGACTCCCATGGAAAAGGCCTCTCTCAAAGCTATGAGCCTGGAAGAGGTAAAGATGCGCCGAGCAGAGCTTCAAAGGGCCCGGGCCCTGCAATCCTACTATGAGGCCAGGGCTCGAAGAGAGAAGAGACTCAAAAGCAAAAAGTATCACAGAattctgaagaaaggaaaggccaaGCAAGCCTTAAAAGATTTTGAGAAGCTGCAGAAGGTCAATCCTGCTGCGGCACTAGAAGAACTAGAAAAACTCGATAAGGCCAGAATGATGGAGCGAATGAGCCTTAAGCACCAGAACAGTGGGAAATGGGCAAAATCAAAGGCAATTATGGCCAAATATGACATGGAGGCTCGCCAGGCTATGCAGGAACAGCTGGCCAGGAACAAAGAGCTGACGCAGAAGGTCCGGGCGGCCTCTGagagtgaggaagaggaggaaggccaggaggaagaggaagaacctCTAGTCCCTGACATGGTGAATGGGGTGCAGATAAAGGCAAATGGACTGAACCCCTGGATGGTCCAGAATCACTTCACTGATGCCAAAGAGGCTGAGATCCAGAAAGACCTGGAAGATCCTGCTGAGCCTGAAGCCCAGGAGACTTCtgaaagtgaggaagaaagagCAGTGGTGGAGGAAGAAACTCTCTTGAAAGAATTTGAGGAAAGGCGATCACTTAGACAGAAGTCTGAGCTCAACCACATGGCGGAGCCAGTGCACAGCCGTGTAACAAAGGATCCTAGCAGCCAGGAGGTGCTGTCTGAATTGAGGGCACTGTGTCAGAAACTCATCACGGAGAACCATCAGTCAGGGAAGCAAGAACTGAGTTCAGCGAGGACAGCTCAGAGAGAGGAACCTgccagggaggaagaggagcccATGTTGCTGCAGAGGCCAAAGAGAGCTCGGACTCTGGACGAGCTGGAGGAGCTGGGCAGAGAAGAGTGTGTTGAAAACAAGGAGCTTCCCAGAACTGCAGTGGAAGGGCTGCAGTTGGAGAAGAATCTAAGTAATCATATTGGCGCCCCcaaggagaagaagaggaaggagcaAATGATTGATCTCCAGAACCTCCTAACCACAAAATCGCCTTCCGTGAAGTCCTTGGCAGTTCCCACGACTGTACAGGAGTTggaagatgaagaagagagagatcaAAGGCAGATAATAAAGGAAGCTTTTGCTGGGGATGATGTCATCAGAGACTtcttgaaagagaagagggaagctATGGAGGCGAGTAAGCCAAAGGACCTGGACCTGACTCTGCCTGGCTGGGGCGAGTGGGGTGGTATGGGCCTGAAGCCCAGTGCcaagaagagacacaggtttctCATTAAAGCCCCTGAGGGTCCTCCAAGGAAAGACAAGAATTTGCCAAACGTGATTATCAATGAGAAGCGGAACCCCCATGCAGCAGCTCATCAGGTGCAGGTGCTTCCACATCCATTCACACACCATCGACAATTTGAAAGGACCATCCAGACCCCCGTAGGATCTACATGGAACACCCAGAGGGCCTTCCAAAAGCTGACCATGCCCAAGGTTGTCACCAAGCCAGGCCATATCATTAAGCCTGTCAAAGCAGAGGATGTGGGCTACCGATCTTCCTCAAGGTCGGACCTCTCTGTCGTACAGAGGAATCCAAAACGACTCTCCATACGTCACAAAAAACATCTGGAGAATAACTGTGTGGATTGA